In Halobaculum magnesiiphilum, the following proteins share a genomic window:
- a CDS encoding prefoldin subunit beta translates to MQGNLPPEAQEKIEELQDLQEQAQQLAEQKQSTQTSLTEAQSALDAMEDIDEDSTMYREVGEILVETDYETAYDDLEEKVDTLEMRAERFDSQEEKVQQQFEELQEELQQMLQGGAGGGPAGMGPGGAGGA, encoded by the coding sequence ATGCAGGGTAATCTGCCGCCGGAAGCACAAGAGAAGATCGAGGAACTGCAGGACCTTCAAGAGCAGGCCCAGCAGCTCGCCGAACAGAAACAGTCCACGCAGACCTCGCTGACGGAGGCGCAGTCCGCGCTGGACGCGATGGAGGACATCGACGAGGACTCGACGATGTACCGCGAGGTCGGCGAGATCCTCGTCGAGACCGACTACGAGACCGCCTACGACGACCTCGAGGAGAAGGTCGACACCCTCGAGATGCGCGCCGAGCGCTTCGACTCCCAGGAGGAGAAGGTCCAGCAGCAGTTCGAGGAGCTTCAGGAGGAGCTCCAGCAGATGCTGCAGGGCGGCGCGGGCGGCGGCCCGGCGGGCATGGGTCCCGGCGGCGCCGGCGGCGCGTAA
- a CDS encoding DUF3194 domain-containing protein: protein MSDDRPEPTDEEVVETASEAAEGVVLARYRQSDLRDFDVTVSFEDGVLDVDVYVNPPADAEADADEVAEEAARAARDAVDELFGLA, encoded by the coding sequence GTGAGCGACGACCGCCCCGAGCCGACCGACGAGGAGGTCGTCGAGACCGCCTCCGAGGCGGCCGAAGGGGTCGTGCTCGCGCGGTATCGACAGTCCGATCTCCGTGACTTCGACGTTACCGTCTCCTTCGAGGACGGCGTCCTTGACGTGGACGTGTACGTCAATCCGCCGGCCGACGCCGAGGCGGACGCCGACGAGGTGGCCGAGGAGGCCGCCCGCGCGGCCCGCGACGCCGTCGACGAGCTGTTCGGGCTCGCGTAG
- a CDS encoding HVO_0649 family zinc finger protein gives MAARRSAGTTALDVYRDRLREAPTCPECGYTDDGGDWQTAYREQQLVYRHSCPRCAAIDTRVLRFDGAK, from the coding sequence ATGGCAGCCAGACGAAGCGCCGGCACGACCGCACTCGACGTGTACCGCGACCGCCTCCGCGAGGCGCCAACCTGTCCGGAGTGCGGCTACACCGACGACGGCGGGGACTGGCAGACCGCCTACCGCGAGCAACAGCTCGTCTACCGGCACAGCTGTCCGCGCTGTGCGGCGATCGACACGCGCGTGCTCCGGTTCGACGGCGCGAAGTAG
- a CDS encoding sulfatase-like hydrolase/transferase yields MTPAGDSPSRGVLLITVDSLRADALGPHTPTLRELARRGTAFETAVAGGNWTPFSFPDVLGARPVFADASTPGPATDPTLAESLSAAGVRTAGVNAGNGFLTEYYGYDRGFDAFESFLDGARTPVGRFLTTHPTVNGWVQYLGWPLGNAAAKLRGHERRHAVDTSHLHALERRAFDAVDDAAADDDRPFFLWLHYMDTHTPYVPAPRHVRAVTDGEVGSFQALLGHLRAGLGKEVDEGTLRTLRALYDAAARQVDESVERVLEELSAAGLRDETTVILAGDHGEEFLDHGHLAHYPKLYDELVRVPFVVDHPDAPARRESAPVPLRDVPPTVCDALGVEPPAAFAGESLLPTITDAVPPEREPVTSLALRGESVTSQPIPRRLGDGTPLVSARTREWTYIREPDGEVRVFDRERDPGEREPVDRSTVPRETMRDLERAAEDRLALLPDGSAADGDAGGDGNEVPEAIERRLDALGYR; encoded by the coding sequence GTGACACCCGCAGGCGACTCGCCGTCACGCGGCGTCCTCCTGATCACGGTCGACTCGCTGCGCGCCGACGCGCTCGGGCCCCACACGCCGACGCTTCGCGAGCTCGCCCGCCGCGGGACGGCCTTCGAGACGGCCGTCGCGGGCGGCAACTGGACCCCCTTCTCGTTCCCGGACGTTCTGGGGGCACGCCCGGTGTTCGCCGACGCGTCGACGCCGGGGCCGGCAACCGACCCGACGCTCGCGGAGTCGCTGTCGGCCGCGGGCGTGCGCACCGCCGGCGTCAACGCGGGGAACGGCTTTCTGACGGAGTACTACGGCTACGACCGCGGCTTCGACGCCTTCGAGTCGTTCCTCGACGGCGCTCGTACCCCGGTCGGGCGCTTCCTCACGACCCATCCGACGGTCAACGGCTGGGTGCAGTACCTCGGCTGGCCCCTCGGCAACGCCGCCGCGAAGCTGCGCGGCCACGAGCGGCGCCACGCGGTCGACACCTCCCACCTCCACGCGCTCGAACGCCGGGCGTTCGACGCCGTCGACGACGCCGCGGCCGACGACGACCGTCCGTTCTTCCTGTGGCTCCACTACATGGACACCCACACGCCGTACGTCCCGGCGCCCCGGCACGTCCGCGCGGTCACCGACGGCGAGGTCGGGTCGTTTCAGGCGCTGCTGGGGCACCTTCGTGCCGGGCTCGGCAAGGAGGTCGACGAGGGGACGCTCCGGACCCTGCGGGCGCTGTACGACGCCGCGGCCCGGCAGGTCGACGAGTCCGTCGAGCGCGTGCTCGAGGAGCTGTCGGCGGCCGGCCTGCGCGACGAGACCACGGTGATCCTCGCGGGCGACCACGGCGAGGAGTTCCTCGACCACGGCCACCTCGCACACTACCCGAAGCTGTACGACGAACTTGTTCGCGTCCCGTTCGTCGTCGACCACCCCGACGCCCCCGCCCGCCGCGAGTCGGCGCCGGTGCCGCTTCGCGACGTCCCCCCGACCGTCTGTGACGCGCTCGGGGTCGAGCCGCCGGCCGCGTTCGCCGGCGAGAGCCTCCTGCCGACGATAACCGACGCCGTCCCGCCCGAACGCGAGCCGGTCACCTCCCTCGCGCTGCGCGGGGAGTCGGTGACGAGCCAGCCCATCCCGCGCCGGCTCGGCGACGGCACGCCGCTGGTCTCGGCCCGAACCCGGGAGTGGACGTACATCCGCGAGCCGGACGGCGAGGTCCGGGTGTTCGACCGCGAGCGCGACCCCGGGGAGCGCGAGCCCGTCGACCGCTCGACGGTCCCGCGCGAGACGATGCGCGACCTCGAACGCGCGGCCGAGGACCGACTGGCGCTCCTCCCCGACGGAAGCGCGGCCGACGGCGACGCGGGCGGCGACGGAAACGAGGTTCCCGAGGCGATCGAACGCCGCCTCGACGCGCTCGGCTACCGCTGA
- a CDS encoding P-loop NTPase, whose protein sequence is MVEAFAVASGKGGTGKTTTTLALGMALAHRYDVTVVDADTGMANLLFHAGLADAPVTLQDLLAPDAGGPDGAAVDVADATYERHGMRVVPCGTSLAAFERSDPARLREVVAELAADTDVLLLDSPATLASKSAVLPIVLADRVVVVTQPTIPALSDALKVQEYAASYGTGIAGVLFNKVRGDLGSVGDQAERYFEGPTLGSVPDSDAARAARDAGEPLLAHAPDSDAAATYRAAAAGIDPEPKAAGDVADRFRSAVVPERP, encoded by the coding sequence ATGGTCGAGGCGTTCGCGGTGGCGAGCGGGAAGGGTGGCACCGGCAAGACCACCACCACGCTCGCGCTCGGCATGGCGCTCGCACACCGGTACGACGTGACCGTCGTCGACGCCGACACGGGCATGGCGAACCTCCTGTTTCACGCCGGGCTCGCGGACGCGCCCGTCACCCTTCAGGACCTGCTCGCGCCGGACGCGGGCGGTCCCGACGGCGCCGCCGTCGACGTGGCCGACGCGACGTACGAGCGCCACGGGATGCGGGTCGTCCCCTGCGGCACCAGCCTCGCGGCGTTCGAGCGCTCGGATCCCGCTCGACTCCGGGAGGTGGTCGCCGAACTCGCCGCCGACACGGACGTGCTCCTGTTGGACTCGCCGGCGACGCTCGCCTCGAAGTCGGCCGTCCTCCCTATCGTCCTCGCCGACCGCGTCGTCGTCGTCACCCAACCCACCATCCCCGCGCTCTCGGACGCGCTGAAGGTCCAGGAGTACGCCGCCTCCTACGGCACTGGGATCGCGGGCGTCCTGTTCAACAAGGTCCGCGGCGACCTCGGCTCCGTCGGCGACCAGGCCGAGCGCTACTTCGAGGGGCCGACGCTCGGCTCGGTCCCCGACAGCGACGCCGCCCGGGCGGCCCGCGACGCCGGCGAGCCCCTCCTCGCGCACGCGCCCGACAGCGACGCCGCGGCCACGTACCGCGCGGCCGCCGCCGGGATCGACCCCGAGCCGAAGGCCGCTGGCGACGTGGCCGACCGGTTCCGGAGCGCGGTCGTCCCCGAGCGGCCATGA